In Halobaculum limi, one DNA window encodes the following:
- a CDS encoding DUF2237 family protein: MPNPQTDGGAPDGDEPERNVLAEPLEECSGDPETGYLRDGHCRHLVRDPGRHEVCAVVTEEFLQYSRDRGNDLITPRPDLGFPGLADGDRWCLCLPRWVEAREAGVAPPVVLDATNKSVLEEVSLETLREYAVDDR; this comes from the coding sequence ATGCCCAACCCGCAGACGGACGGCGGTGCCCCCGATGGTGATGAACCGGAGCGCAACGTGCTTGCCGAACCCCTCGAAGAGTGTAGCGGCGACCCTGAGACCGGCTACCTTCGAGACGGACACTGCCGCCACCTCGTCCGTGACCCTGGGCGGCACGAGGTGTGTGCGGTCGTAACTGAAGAGTTCCTCCAGTACTCCCGTGACCGGGGTAACGACCTAATTACGCCGCGGCCAGATCTGGGATTCCCAGGACTCGCAGACGGCGACCGCTGGTGTCTGTGTTTGCCACGCTGGGTGGAAGCGCGGGAGGCTGGCGTTGCACCGCCCGTCGTCCTCGATGCGACTAACAAATCAGTACTTGAGGAGGTCTCACTCGAGACGCTTCGTGAGTATGCGGTTGACGACCGCTGA
- a CDS encoding phage NrS-1 polymerase family protein codes for MTDGNLPTAADLPDAMVERSQWLCWRGEERDGKLTKVPIDPSTGGYASTTDSATWASFNAARAAAADEDGLGFVFTAPDTLVGVDLDACRDPNSGALDTDARAIVECLDSFTEVSPSGTGVHVIAAGSLPDGRNRHGTVEMYDEGRFFTVTGDHLSETPLTVERRPSELQAVHAEYVAAATPADDRGGAPTDRSASAATQPGLSDDELLDRARTAANGEKFTRLFDGSTAGYPSQSEADMALCSLLAFWTGGDEAQMDRLFRESGLFRGKWDDVHFADGATYGGRTIERAVAGTSEFYEPPATDSWTAFDTNESGTRHNETETTVGDDTPPEPTPISTDVLVSVRAELEALEAENERLREALSAERAQRHELEVALEEEKEQKLGILGRLFSRR; via the coding sequence ATGACTGACGGCAATCTCCCGACAGCTGCCGACCTCCCGGACGCGATGGTCGAGCGCTCTCAATGGCTCTGCTGGCGGGGTGAGGAACGCGACGGCAAGCTGACGAAGGTTCCGATCGACCCCAGTACAGGTGGCTATGCTTCGACGACCGATTCGGCGACGTGGGCGTCGTTCAATGCGGCCCGCGCCGCTGCGGCAGATGAAGACGGTCTTGGATTCGTGTTCACTGCGCCGGACACGCTCGTCGGCGTCGACCTCGATGCGTGTCGCGACCCCAATTCTGGAGCGCTCGATACGGATGCCCGAGCGATCGTCGAGTGCTTGGACTCGTTCACCGAGGTGAGTCCGTCGGGAACCGGCGTTCACGTCATCGCCGCTGGGAGCCTTCCAGACGGGCGGAACCGACACGGCACGGTCGAGATGTACGACGAGGGCCGCTTCTTCACCGTCACTGGTGACCACCTCTCGGAGACGCCGCTGACCGTTGAGCGCCGACCGTCGGAACTCCAAGCGGTTCACGCCGAGTACGTCGCTGCTGCCACGCCTGCTGATGATCGCGGAGGCGCACCAACAGACCGGAGCGCAAGCGCGGCGACTCAACCCGGCCTCTCGGACGACGAACTCCTTGACCGGGCGCGGACGGCAGCGAACGGCGAGAAGTTCACACGGCTGTTCGATGGGTCAACTGCTGGGTATCCAAGCCAGTCGGAGGCGGATATGGCGCTGTGTTCGTTGCTCGCGTTCTGGACTGGTGGCGATGAAGCCCAGATGGACCGACTGTTCCGCGAATCTGGCCTGTTCCGTGGGAAATGGGATGATGTTCATTTCGCTGATGGTGCGACCTACGGCGGGCGGACTATCGAACGGGCAGTCGCTGGCACGAGTGAGTTCTACGAACCGCCGGCCACGGATTCGTGGACTGCGTTCGACACCAACGAATCAGGGACGCGGCACAATGAGACTGAGACTACGGTGGGTGACGACACCCCTCCTGAACCAACGCCGATATCGACTGACGTGTTGGTGAGTGTTCGGGCGGAATTAGAGGCGCTGGAGGCAGAAAATGAACGGCTACGGGAAGCCCTCTCTGCGGAACGGGCGCAGCGACACGAGTTGGAGGTTGCCCTCGAGGAGGAGAAAGAACAGAAGCTTGGAATTCTCGGCCGACTGTTCAGCCGTCGCTGA
- a CDS encoding copper resistance protein CopD: MTWLLTLSYVAHVVAGGLWTGSVAYAAVTVVPAAREGDLAAAAFGRSVDWLLQTTRWTGVILPLTGGYQIWELYPLARLLGTTRGHLILGMLALWGVMNGILELGIYRLRAADGTAMGFARHAITRFGLDDDAEARRLAGVVRPYVLVATVLGVLLLVDAALLASGVVP, encoded by the coding sequence GTGACCTGGCTGCTCACGCTCTCGTACGTCGCACACGTCGTCGCTGGCGGCCTGTGGACCGGCAGCGTCGCCTATGCCGCTGTGACCGTCGTTCCGGCGGCACGCGAGGGCGACCTCGCAGCCGCGGCGTTCGGCCGCTCTGTCGACTGGTTGCTCCAGACGACGCGGTGGACGGGTGTGATCCTGCCACTCACTGGTGGATACCAGATCTGGGAGTTGTACCCTCTGGCGCGGTTGCTTGGGACGACGCGCGGACACCTCATCCTCGGGATGCTTGCGCTGTGGGGCGTGATGAACGGCATCCTCGAACTCGGCATTTACCGACTGCGGGCGGCCGATGGCACCGCGATGGGCTTCGCCCGGCACGCGATCACCCGGTTCGGCCTCGACGATGACGCGGAGGCGCGGCGGCTTGCTGGCGTCGTCCGCCCGTACGTGCTCGTCGCGACCGTGCTGGGCGTACTGTTGCTCGTTGACGCGGCGTTGTTGGCAAGCGGGGTCGTCCCCTGA
- a CDS encoding cupin domain-containing protein: MPLIDFDAERAYDDKRFSAQETFRTERTKVVCAYFEPGQFIPVHAPGSDVVVNVRRGTGVVREDKTTHKVSPGDTVAVEAGTDRGIRADEDGRLEALLVTTPPPTDEEHGPVREGLRRGVFDPTADDSE; encoded by the coding sequence ATGCCGCTGATCGACTTCGACGCCGAACGTGCATACGACGACAAGCGATTCAGCGCCCAAGAGACGTTCCGGACGGAGCGGACGAAAGTCGTGTGCGCCTACTTCGAGCCGGGGCAATTCATCCCCGTCCACGCGCCCGGAAGCGACGTCGTAGTCAACGTCCGACGCGGAACCGGCGTCGTCCGCGAAGACAAGACGACCCACAAGGTCAGCCCTGGCGACACGGTCGCCGTCGAAGCCGGGACAGACCGCGGTATCCGGGCCGACGAGGATGGCCGGTTGGAGGCGTTGCTCGTGACCACGCCGCCGCCGACCGACGAAGAACACGGCCCTGTCCGTGAGGGCCTACGCCGGGGCGTGTTCGACCCGACCGCCGACGACTCGGAGTGA
- a CDS encoding cupin domain-containing protein, which yields MTQVRTLSDLDATPHATVFPDAEPRTIRLALDAGERVDPHSHPGRDVLIHVLDGAIDLHVDEETHALSGGDLTQFKGEREVSPVATEDSLALVVLAPRADEG from the coding sequence ATGACCCAAGTTCGAACACTCTCCGACCTCGACGCGACGCCACACGCGACCGTCTTCCCCGACGCCGAACCGCGGACGATCCGACTCGCCCTCGATGCCGGCGAACGGGTCGACCCACACAGTCACCCCGGTCGAGACGTCCTGATACACGTCCTCGACGGTGCCATCGACCTCCACGTCGACGAAGAGACGCACGCGCTGTCGGGCGGTGACTTGACCCAATTCAAGGGCGAACGCGAGGTCTCGCCGGTCGCAACCGAGGATAGCCTCGCGCTGGTCGTCTTGGCCCCGCGAGCAGACGAGGGGTGA
- a CDS encoding alpha/beta hydrolase family protein, giving the protein MDKKSRLLVLGFSLLLVFGGSAMAWTVQTDGGDVAVRDVKFAGTNGTMMSGTLYIPEEASSASPQPGVLAVHGYINSKETQSAFAIEYARRGFVVLALDQTGHGYSDAPAFANGFGGPDGLSYLRSLEFVDNENIGLEGHSMGGWTVLSAAAAQPDGYESMVLVGSSTGSGFSPPGTTEYPRNLGVVFSEYDEFSQLMWEVDHASDVENSEKLQGVFGTDTTVEEGRTYGSLQEGTARQLYTPTTTHPGDHFSTAAIGDSIEWLQLTLDGENELPASNQVWYWKSLGTFLALIGGVLFMFPFGGIVIDRVEGFNSASVPEAKGMTGPGRIAAGVLAAVIPVITYFPLTTGAAGILPVNRFFPQLISNGVLVWALANGVITAALFGLWHYTNNRDDPSVTLENYGLGTGEGARTVAKALGIGVSVVAGLYVLETAIAFLFQTDLRIWVFAIKLLSPVQFRIALSYVVPLFAFFVVLGVLLHGQLRPAGTEQSFGRAMATNWAVVAGGFLGLLVLQYATLLSGSPLPVGDPLWTIIAMQFLVLLSIVAFVSTYFFRRTGSVWVGATVNALLVTWTVVAGTATQFPV; this is encoded by the coding sequence ATGGATAAGAAATCGCGACTACTGGTCCTCGGATTCTCACTCCTGCTCGTGTTTGGTGGGAGTGCGATGGCGTGGACTGTACAGACCGACGGCGGCGACGTCGCGGTTCGAGATGTAAAGTTTGCGGGGACGAACGGGACGATGATGAGCGGGACGCTGTATATCCCGGAAGAAGCGTCCAGTGCAAGCCCGCAACCTGGTGTGTTAGCGGTCCACGGCTACATCAACTCAAAGGAGACACAATCGGCGTTCGCCATTGAGTACGCGAGACGCGGATTCGTCGTGTTAGCACTCGACCAGACGGGTCACGGCTACTCTGATGCACCGGCATTCGCCAACGGCTTCGGCGGCCCCGACGGGCTGTCGTACCTGCGCTCGCTAGAGTTCGTCGACAACGAGAACATTGGGCTCGAAGGCCACTCGATGGGTGGCTGGACGGTCTTGTCGGCTGCGGCGGCCCAGCCAGACGGTTACGAGTCGATGGTGCTCGTCGGCTCTTCGACAGGGTCGGGCTTCTCTCCCCCTGGAACGACGGAATACCCACGAAACCTCGGAGTCGTTTTCAGTGAGTACGACGAGTTCTCCCAACTGATGTGGGAGGTCGACCACGCCTCCGATGTCGAAAACAGCGAGAAACTCCAGGGTGTCTTCGGCACCGACACTACGGTCGAAGAGGGTCGAACCTACGGCAGTCTCCAAGAGGGGACCGCTCGCCAGCTGTACACCCCGACAACGACCCACCCCGGTGACCACTTCTCGACGGCCGCGATCGGTGACTCCATCGAGTGGCTCCAGCTAACGCTCGACGGCGAGAACGAACTCCCCGCCTCGAACCAGGTGTGGTACTGGAAGTCGCTCGGAACGTTCCTCGCGTTGATCGGCGGCGTCCTGTTTATGTTCCCGTTCGGCGGGATCGTCATCGACCGCGTTGAGGGATTCAACTCCGCGTCTGTCCCCGAGGCAAAGGGGATGACTGGACCCGGGCGAATCGCCGCAGGCGTTCTCGCGGCGGTGATCCCTGTTATCACCTACTTCCCGCTCACGACGGGCGCGGCGGGCATCCTACCGGTGAATCGGTTCTTCCCGCAGCTGATCTCCAACGGAGTGCTCGTTTGGGCGCTTGCGAATGGCGTCATCACGGCGGCGCTATTCGGTCTCTGGCACTACACGAACAACCGCGATGACCCCTCGGTCACGCTCGAGAACTACGGGCTCGGAACCGGCGAGGGTGCTCGAACCGTCGCGAAGGCACTTGGTATCGGTGTGAGCGTCGTCGCGGGGCTGTACGTCCTCGAGACGGCCATCGCGTTCCTCTTCCAGACCGACCTCCGTATCTGGGTGTTCGCGATCAAGCTGTTGTCACCCGTCCAGTTCCGGATCGCACTGTCGTACGTCGTCCCGCTGTTTGCGTTCTTCGTCGTGCTCGGCGTCCTGCTGCACGGGCAGCTTCGCCCCGCCGGCACCGAGCAGTCGTTCGGCCGTGCGATGGCGACGAACTGGGCCGTGGTGGCTGGTGGGTTCCTCGGTCTCCTCGTGTTGCAGTACGCGACACTGCTGTCGGGAAGCCCACTCCCCGTTGGTGACCCGCTGTGGACGATCATCGCGATGCAGTTCCTCGTCCTCCTGTCGATCGTCGCGTTCGTTAGCACGTACTTCTTCAGGCGGACTGGGAGCGTCTGGGTCGGCGCCACGGTGAACGCACTCTTGGTCACGTGGACAGTCGTGGCCGGCACCGCCACACAGTTCCCGGTGTAA
- a CDS encoding DUF6684 family protein has protein sequence MDTLSRPERMTDEQTAEQASRVADERDLDSDTAPNDDGDAEADGAGVFSRRTLSDLFVNAVPIAMLAAFVIGFGVLAPGGFDSEPLLGFHGALVAGVVLVSYVAVRAVSAADGDLDGDRQVSLYDEREDDDTGACSTEECENSDTSLLRHGDDDTSE, from the coding sequence GTGGACACCCTCAGTAGACCCGAGCGGATGACCGACGAGCAGACAGCCGAGCAGGCGTCTCGAGTGGCAGACGAGCGTGACCTCGATAGCGACACGGCCCCCAATGACGACGGGGATGCGGAGGCCGACGGCGCTGGCGTGTTCTCTCGGCGGACGCTCTCGGATCTGTTCGTGAATGCCGTTCCCATCGCGATGCTGGCGGCATTTGTCATTGGATTCGGTGTGCTCGCGCCGGGCGGCTTCGACTCGGAGCCGCTGCTGGGTTTTCACGGCGCCCTCGTTGCAGGAGTCGTCCTCGTGAGCTACGTTGCGGTCCGTGCAGTGTCGGCGGCCGATGGCGACCTTGATGGCGACCGGCAGGTGTCGCTATACGATGAGCGTGAGGACGACGACACAGGTGCCTGCAGCACTGAGGAGTGCGAGAATTCCGACACCTCGTTGCTTCGCCACGGCGACGACGACACGAGCGAGTGA